One Methylobacterium sp. 77 DNA window includes the following coding sequences:
- a CDS encoding response regulator yields MSQPLRIVIVEDEALIVMQLEILLEEAGHQVVGTAVSASDAIAVARRTRPDIVFIDLQLKGGSSGLDVAKDLADEPAMTLIFLTANASRFRDDFAGAAAVIAKPFSEAIIGDTMSFLDECIRTPPPVSTLPLGLRFAPGYLERIAG; encoded by the coding sequence GTGAGTCAGCCTCTGCGGATCGTCATCGTCGAGGACGAAGCACTGATCGTGATGCAGCTCGAAATCCTGCTCGAAGAAGCGGGACATCAGGTCGTGGGGACGGCGGTATCCGCCAGCGATGCCATCGCGGTGGCCCGGCGGACACGGCCCGACATCGTCTTCATCGATCTGCAGTTGAAGGGAGGCTCCTCCGGTCTCGACGTCGCGAAGGATCTGGCGGACGAGCCCGCGATGACGCTGATCTTCCTGACGGCCAATGCCAGCCGCTTCCGCGACGATTTCGCCGGCGCGGCAGCGGTCATCGCCAAGCCTTTCTCGGAAGCCATCATCGGGGATACGATGAGCTTCCTCGACGAATGCATCCGGACCCCGCCGCCGGTCTCGACCCTTCCCCTCGGCCTGCGGTTCGCGCCGGGATATCTCGAACGCATCGCCGGGTGA
- the minC gene encoding septum site-determining protein MinC, giving the protein MTQTNSRPPIRFRGRSFMALVLAPSAPVHDWLEDLDALARRSPAFFVGRPVILDVAGLGLDRADLTALVSDLKARDVTVMGIEGAKSGSLGEGLPPAPAGGRPVEEVATPDAPMPTEAPRAPRSLILDQPVRSGQTVLHLEGDITIMGSVASGAEVIAGGSIHIYGALRGRAIAGASGNPDARITCRKFEPELLAIDGLYRTADDLGAERRGQPAQVRLDGDSIKVAGLE; this is encoded by the coding sequence GTGACCCAGACCAATTCCCGTCCCCCGATCCGTTTCCGCGGCCGTTCGTTCATGGCCCTCGTGCTGGCCCCCTCGGCACCGGTCCATGACTGGCTCGAAGACCTCGATGCGCTGGCCCGGCGATCCCCGGCCTTCTTCGTCGGACGGCCGGTGATCCTGGACGTGGCGGGCCTCGGCCTCGATCGGGCGGATCTCACGGCCCTGGTCTCCGACCTCAAGGCACGCGACGTCACGGTCATGGGGATCGAGGGAGCAAAATCCGGCAGCCTCGGCGAGGGTCTGCCCCCTGCCCCGGCGGGAGGTCGGCCGGTGGAGGAGGTCGCCACGCCGGACGCGCCGATGCCGACCGAGGCGCCTCGTGCGCCCCGCTCGCTGATCCTCGACCAGCCGGTCCGCTCGGGCCAGACGGTCCTGCACCTCGAAGGCGACATCACCATCATGGGGTCGGTGGCGTCGGGCGCAGAGGTGATCGCCGGCGGCTCGATCCACATCTACGGGGCGTTGCGCGGACGGGCCATCGCCGGCGCTTCCGGCAATCCGGATGCCCGCATCACCTGCCGCAAGTTCGAGCCGGAACTGCTCGCCATCGACGGCCTCTACAGGACGGCGGACGATCTCGGAGCGGAACGCCGCGGCCAGCCGGCGCAGGTCCGCCTGGACGGCGATTCCATCAAGGTCGCCGGATTGGAGTGA
- a CDS encoding metalloregulator ArsR/SmtB family transcription factor has product MSQDSAKATTALPFADALGVLRATAEETRLRILALLMQGELSVSDLTDILGQSQPRISRHLKLLVEAGLVERHREGAWAFFRLIEARTGLVEPLVGSLDRASPPLSEDRARLDGVRTQRADAAQTFFARLAPKWDQLRSLHVPEAMVEAAVIEALGSAPVRSLIDLGTGTGRMLGLLAPRAGRATGLDSSHAMLSVARANLERAGLSGVDLRQGDIHAPPFGRGSFDLVVVHQVLHYLDDPARALREAARLVAPGGRLLVVDFAPHDLEFLREDQAHRRLGFAAEQVTGWLADAGLGAVATRHLSPNGESDDQLTVTLWLAASAVEPALASEVERAVA; this is encoded by the coding sequence ATGTCTCAAGACAGCGCCAAGGCGACGACCGCCCTCCCTTTCGCCGATGCCCTCGGCGTGCTGCGCGCCACCGCCGAGGAGACGCGCCTGCGCATCCTCGCACTTCTGATGCAGGGTGAACTCTCGGTCTCCGATCTCACCGACATCCTCGGTCAGTCGCAGCCGCGAATCTCGCGCCATCTCAAGCTTCTCGTCGAGGCCGGTCTGGTGGAGCGGCACCGCGAGGGCGCATGGGCGTTCTTCCGCCTGATCGAGGCGCGGACCGGGCTGGTGGAGCCGCTGGTCGGCAGCCTCGACCGGGCGAGCCCGCCTCTGTCCGAGGACCGCGCCCGTCTCGACGGCGTACGGACCCAGCGCGCGGATGCCGCGCAGACCTTCTTCGCGCGCCTCGCCCCGAAATGGGACCAGCTCCGCTCGCTCCACGTGCCGGAGGCGATGGTGGAGGCGGCGGTGATCGAGGCCCTCGGCTCGGCGCCGGTGCGAAGCCTGATCGATCTCGGAACCGGCACGGGGCGGATGCTCGGCCTGCTGGCCCCCCGGGCCGGCCGCGCCACCGGCCTCGATTCGAGCCACGCCATGCTCTCCGTCGCGCGGGCCAATCTCGAACGGGCCGGCCTCTCGGGCGTCGACCTGCGCCAGGGCGACATCCATGCCCCGCCCTTCGGGCGCGGCAGTTTCGATCTCGTCGTGGTGCATCAGGTGCTGCATTATCTCGACGATCCGGCCCGCGCCTTGCGCGAGGCGGCGCGGCTGGTCGCGCCGGGCGGACGGCTTCTAGTGGTAGATTTCGCGCCGCACGATCTCGAATTCCTGCGCGAGGATCAGGCCCATCGCCGCCTCGGCTTCGCCGCCGAGCAGGTGACGGGCTGGCTCGCCGATGCCGGTCTCGGCGCGGTCGCCACCCGGCATCTCTCTCCCAATGGGGAGAGCGACGATCAACTCACCGTCACCCTCTGGCTCGCCGCGTCCGCGGTCGAGCCGGCACTCGCTTCCGAGGTGGAGCGCGCGGTAGCCTGA
- the minE gene encoding cell division topological specificity factor MinE, which translates to MSLRNLFNKRASAPTARDRLQLILAHERAGAGGSDLVMLLREEILAVIAKHVTVERDKVQIRLERGQDMSTLGVDIELPMTAPAKPPAKSPAKAPAKPSGKRAAA; encoded by the coding sequence ATGAGCCTGCGCAACCTCTTCAACAAACGTGCTTCGGCCCCCACTGCCCGTGACCGCCTGCAACTCATCCTGGCCCACGAGCGGGCCGGGGCCGGCGGCTCCGATCTGGTGATGCTGCTGCGCGAGGAGATCCTCGCCGTCATCGCCAAGCACGTCACGGTGGAGCGGGACAAGGTCCAGATCCGCCTGGAACGGGGCCAGGACATGTCGACCCTCGGCGTCGACATCGAACTCCCGATGACGGCCCCGGCCAAACCGCCGGCCAAGTCACCGGCGAAGGCGCCAGCCAAGCCTTCGGGTAAGCGCGCAGCGGCGTGA
- a CDS encoding histidine kinase dimerization/phosphoacceptor domain -containing protein translates to MEADDAWHLTDRLSVEHGRGDPFAAAIRATRMAMIITDPRQDDNPIVFVNNAFLNMTGYSRAEIMNQNCRFLQGSETDPNAVRQIRDAIASERDIAIDILNYRKDGTQFWNALYVSPVINREGETVYFFASQLDVTERVDAHMQTRNEKEHFEREVQKRTRELTEALAAKTMLVHEVDHRVKNNLQMIASLLTMQTRTITDPDAKASLKSMLTRVEALGTVHKRLYQSNDVQRFDVAAFARELTIDLVRGSGRQGIDLDFDLVSVEVPVEQAPPVALVMNELLTNALKHAFPNDSGGRLSVSVKPEDDDIRITIIDGGVGMPSEVIGNRTFGKRLIESLARQLNASIAWHPANPGTWIDIRMPRDGMGNRETP, encoded by the coding sequence ATGGAAGCGGACGATGCCTGGCACCTCACCGATCGACTGAGCGTCGAGCACGGCAGGGGCGACCCCTTCGCGGCGGCTATTCGCGCGACGCGCATGGCGATGATCATCACGGATCCGCGACAGGATGATAATCCTATCGTCTTCGTCAACAATGCCTTTCTGAACATGACCGGCTACAGCCGCGCCGAGATCATGAACCAGAACTGCCGGTTCCTCCAGGGGAGCGAGACGGATCCCAACGCCGTGCGCCAGATCCGCGATGCGATCGCCTCCGAGCGCGACATCGCCATCGACATCCTGAATTACCGCAAGGACGGCACCCAGTTCTGGAACGCCCTCTACGTCAGCCCGGTGATCAACCGGGAGGGCGAGACGGTCTACTTCTTCGCCTCGCAGCTCGACGTGACCGAACGGGTCGACGCGCACATGCAGACGCGCAACGAGAAGGAGCATTTCGAGCGGGAGGTGCAGAAGCGGACGCGTGAGCTGACCGAGGCCCTGGCGGCGAAGACCATGCTGGTCCACGAGGTCGACCATCGGGTCAAGAACAACCTCCAGATGATCGCGTCCCTGCTCACCATGCAGACGCGGACCATCACCGATCCCGATGCGAAGGCGTCGCTGAAATCCATGCTGACCCGCGTCGAGGCCCTCGGCACGGTGCATAAGCGCCTGTATCAATCCAACGACGTGCAACGCTTCGACGTCGCGGCCTTCGCGCGAGAACTCACCATCGATCTGGTGCGCGGCTCCGGGCGACAGGGAATCGATCTGGATTTCGACCTCGTCTCCGTCGAAGTCCCCGTCGAACAGGCGCCGCCGGTCGCCCTCGTTATGAACGAGTTGCTGACCAACGCGCTCAAGCACGCCTTCCCGAACGACAGCGGCGGACGGCTCTCGGTCTCGGTGAAACCCGAGGACGACGACATCCGGATCACCATCATCGATGGCGGTGTCGGCATGCCGAGCGAAGTCATCGGCAACCGCACCTTCGGCAAGCGCCTGATCGAAAGCCTTGCGCGCCAGCTGAATGCCAGTATCGCTTGGCATCCGGCCAATCCCGGGACGTGGATCGACATTCGCATGCCCCGCGATGGGATGGGCAACAGGGAGACACCGTGA
- the minD gene encoding septum site-determining protein MinD has product MAKVLVVTSGKGGVGKTTTTAALGAALAQAGQSVAVVDFDVGLRNLDLVMGAERRVVYDLINVVNGDAKLNQALIRDKRLENLSLLPASQTRDKDALTDEGVAKVMDELREKFDWVICDSPAGIERGATLAMRHADLAVVVTNPEVSSVRDSDRIIGLLDSKTLKAERGEIMEKHLILTRYDPARADRGDMLKVDDVLEILSIPLLAIIPESLEVLRASNVGCPVTMNNPLSAPARAYIDAVRRLKGDSVPMTVPSDKKSLLNKLFTRRAA; this is encoded by the coding sequence ATGGCCAAGGTTCTGGTCGTTACTTCGGGCAAGGGTGGCGTCGGCAAGACGACCACCACAGCGGCTCTCGGCGCGGCACTCGCGCAAGCGGGCCAAAGCGTCGCCGTCGTCGATTTCGACGTCGGCTTGCGTAACCTCGACCTCGTGATGGGTGCCGAGCGGCGCGTGGTCTACGACCTCATCAACGTGGTCAACGGCGACGCCAAGCTCAACCAGGCGCTGATCCGCGACAAGCGGCTCGAGAATCTCTCGCTGCTGCCCGCCTCGCAGACCCGCGACAAGGACGCGCTCACCGACGAGGGCGTCGCCAAGGTGATGGACGAACTGCGCGAGAAGTTCGACTGGGTGATCTGCGATTCCCCGGCCGGCATCGAGCGCGGCGCCACTTTGGCCATGCGCCACGCCGATCTCGCCGTGGTCGTCACGAACCCGGAAGTCTCCTCGGTGCGCGATTCCGACCGCATCATCGGGCTGCTCGATTCGAAGACGCTGAAGGCCGAGCGCGGCGAGATCATGGAGAAGCACCTGATCCTCACCCGCTACGACCCCGCCCGCGCCGACCGCGGCGACATGCTCAAGGTCGACGACGTGCTCGAGATCCTCTCGATCCCGCTGCTCGCCATCATCCCGGAGAGCCTCGAAGTTCTGCGCGCCTCGAATGTCGGCTGCCCGGTGACGATGAACAACCCGCTCAGCGCTCCGGCCCGGGCCTATATCGACGCCGTCCGCCGCCTGAAGGGCGATTCGGTGCCGATGACCGTGCCCTCCGACAAGAAGTCTCTCCTCAACAAGCTGTTCACACGGAGGGCGGCATGA
- the minC gene encoding septum site-determining protein MinC: MTHAPPSRRSVQLRGRAFKALVLAPEAPLPDWFADLDASLKRSPTLLDGRPLILDIAALGSDPEVLGKLLADLGTRRIRILGIEGAAASLSGTSLLDGLAIPPLLVGGRPATSIDVPTDADPETTSLMIEGSVRSGQSIVHPTGDVTVMGSVASGAEILAGGSIHVYGALRGRAIAGAARNPRARIYCRKFEPELLGIDRLVRTAEDMGTTLRGKPVQIWLDSGSIKMATLD; the protein is encoded by the coding sequence GTGACACACGCCCCTCCATCCCGCCGATCCGTCCAGCTTCGTGGCCGCGCCTTCAAGGCACTCGTCCTGGCCCCGGAAGCCCCGCTTCCCGATTGGTTCGCCGATCTGGATGCTTCGCTGAAGCGTTCGCCGACCTTGCTCGACGGCCGCCCACTCATCCTCGACATCGCGGCGCTCGGGTCCGACCCCGAAGTGCTCGGCAAGCTTCTGGCCGATCTCGGCACCCGCCGCATCCGCATCCTCGGCATCGAGGGCGCCGCGGCGTCGCTCTCGGGGACGAGCCTGCTCGACGGTCTCGCCATCCCCCCGCTTCTGGTGGGCGGACGACCGGCCACCAGCATCGATGTCCCCACCGATGCCGATCCCGAGACGACCTCTCTCATGATCGAGGGTTCGGTCCGTTCCGGCCAGTCGATCGTGCACCCTACCGGCGACGTCACCGTCATGGGCTCGGTGGCATCCGGCGCCGAGATCCTGGCGGGCGGCTCGATCCACGTCTACGGGGCGCTTCGCGGCCGTGCCATCGCCGGCGCCGCCCGCAACCCACGCGCACGTATCTACTGCCGCAAGTTCGAACCCGAACTGCTCGGGATCGATCGCCTCGTCCGCACGGCCGAGGACATGGGCACGACTCTGCGCGGGAAACCCGTGCAGATCTGGCTCGATAGCGGCTCCATCAAAATGGCAACCTTGGATTAG
- a CDS encoding patatin-like phospholipase family protein: protein MSTSRRFGWARGAAALLMAAQLAACGTIPRVAYTADQAAAAVPAGMDLSVRAYADASESTFTEMVARPERSKQAFAYLALSGGGGDGAYGAGVLNGWTESGKRPEFALVSGVSTGALIAPFAFLGPAYDSTLTDIYTSGVASTLVQSPSVTNIVFGSGLFGDGRLRDLVRRYVTPDLLAAIAEQHAKGRRLLVVTTNLDSQRAVIWNMGAIAANGGPNAVSLFTDVLTASASIPAVFPPQLLEVQAEGKAFQEMHVDGSVVTPVFTLPQSFLLRDNRLRTAGKTDIYVIINGRLEPEFDVAQNNTLSIVERSFTTASRARSRATLAATYAFTRGSGMGFNLTYIDESAPNTTAARGFDTAYMRKLYEAGKETGRSGTFWRKNVPTAPLVKAIAAGVERN, encoded by the coding sequence ATGTCGACATCTCGCCGGTTCGGATGGGCTCGGGGCGCCGCCGCTCTCCTGATGGCCGCACAACTGGCCGCCTGCGGAACGATTCCGCGCGTCGCCTACACCGCCGACCAGGCGGCGGCGGCGGTGCCGGCCGGGATGGATCTCTCCGTTCGCGCCTATGCCGATGCGTCGGAAAGCACCTTCACCGAGATGGTGGCGAGGCCGGAACGCTCGAAACAGGCCTTCGCCTACCTCGCCCTGTCGGGCGGCGGCGGTGACGGGGCCTATGGCGCGGGCGTCCTCAACGGATGGACGGAATCCGGCAAGCGGCCTGAATTCGCCCTCGTCTCGGGAGTGAGCACTGGCGCCCTGATCGCGCCGTTCGCCTTCCTCGGACCGGCCTACGATTCCACCCTCACCGATATCTATACGAGCGGCGTCGCCTCGACCCTGGTGCAGTCGCCGAGCGTCACCAACATCGTGTTCGGGTCCGGCCTGTTCGGGGATGGCCGCCTGCGCGACCTCGTGCGCCGCTACGTGACGCCCGATCTCCTCGCGGCCATCGCCGAGCAGCACGCCAAGGGGCGTCGCCTCCTCGTCGTGACGACGAACCTCGATTCCCAGCGGGCGGTGATCTGGAACATGGGCGCCATCGCGGCCAATGGCGGACCCAACGCCGTCTCGCTGTTCACCGACGTGCTGACCGCATCCGCCAGCATTCCCGCCGTGTTCCCGCCGCAACTGCTCGAGGTGCAGGCCGAGGGCAAGGCTTTCCAGGAGATGCATGTCGACGGTTCGGTGGTGACGCCGGTCTTCACCTTGCCGCAATCTTTCCTGCTGCGGGACAATCGCCTGCGGACCGCCGGCAAGACCGACATCTACGTCATCATCAACGGGCGCCTCGAGCCGGAATTCGACGTCGCGCAGAACAACACCCTCTCCATCGTCGAGCGCTCCTTCACCACCGCGAGCCGGGCCCGCAGCCGGGCGACCCTGGCCGCGACCTACGCCTTCACCCGCGGCAGCGGGATGGGCTTCAACCTCACCTATATCGACGAATCCGCGCCCAACACGACGGCGGCGCGGGGCTTCGACACGGCGTACATGCGCAAGCTCTACGAGGCCGGAAAGGAGACCGGCCGGTCCGGCACGTTCTGGCGCAAGAACGTTCCCACCGCGCCCCTGGTGAAGGCCATCGCCGCCGGCGTCGAGCGCAACTGA
- a CDS encoding ABC-F family ATP-binding cassette domain-containing protein, whose product MIQIEDLTFNAWGRRFFDRASVAVPPGSKVGLVGRNGVGKSTLFKIILGEFQPDSGVILLPKNARVASVDQEHPATPVSLIDTILAADIEREALNLELDTAEPERMGEIYGRLIEIDADRAPARAGEILAGLGFSVEDLSRPMSEFSGGWRMRVALAAALFAEPDMLLLDEPTNYLDLEGALWLEARLKRYPHSALIISHDRELLNNSVDAILHVANGKLELYTGGYDDFEKRRAEKARLQASTKMKQEAERAHLQSFVDRFKASASKAAQAQSRMKRLAKMEPIATTIEEHVAPFHLPSPKRPLAPPLMHLTDATIGYGADEPVLRDLNLTLDVDDRIGLLGVNGAGKSTFAKMAAGALKVRDGRMVREGRVQVGWFHQHQIEALDPKDTPLAIIRRERPDDSESGRRAKLASFGLAFDKQETTVDALSGGERARLLLNLVAMQAPHLLILDEPTNHLDIDSRRALLDALNDYGGAVILITHDRSLMELVADRLWLAADRTVKPFAGDMDDYARFVLDRSKTGKTAPGQGREKKNKRKAA is encoded by the coding sequence ATGATCCAGATCGAAGACCTCACCTTCAACGCCTGGGGCAGGCGTTTCTTCGACCGCGCCAGCGTGGCCGTGCCGCCGGGATCGAAGGTCGGGCTCGTCGGCCGCAACGGCGTCGGCAAGTCGACCCTGTTCAAGATCATCCTCGGCGAGTTCCAGCCCGATAGCGGCGTGATCCTGCTGCCGAAGAATGCCCGCGTGGCCTCCGTCGACCAGGAACACCCGGCGACGCCGGTGAGCCTGATCGACACCATCCTGGCCGCGGATATCGAGCGCGAGGCGCTCAACCTCGAACTCGACACCGCCGAGCCCGAGCGCATGGGCGAGATCTACGGCCGGCTCATCGAGATCGATGCCGACCGGGCTCCGGCGCGGGCCGGCGAAATCCTCGCCGGTCTCGGCTTCTCGGTGGAGGATCTGAGCCGGCCGATGTCGGAATTCTCCGGCGGCTGGCGCATGCGCGTGGCGCTGGCCGCCGCGCTTTTCGCCGAGCCCGACATGCTGCTGCTCGACGAGCCGACCAACTACCTCGATCTGGAGGGCGCGCTCTGGCTGGAGGCGCGGCTCAAGCGCTATCCGCACTCGGCGCTGATCATCAGCCACGACCGCGAACTCCTGAACAACTCGGTCGACGCGATCCTGCACGTCGCCAACGGCAAGCTCGAACTCTACACCGGCGGCTACGACGATTTCGAGAAGCGCCGCGCCGAGAAGGCACGGCTCCAGGCCTCCACGAAGATGAAGCAGGAGGCGGAGCGCGCCCATCTGCAGAGCTTCGTCGATCGCTTCAAGGCGTCGGCCTCGAAGGCGGCCCAGGCCCAGTCGCGGATGAAGCGTCTCGCCAAGATGGAGCCCATCGCCACCACCATCGAGGAGCATGTGGCGCCGTTCCACCTGCCGTCGCCGAAGCGCCCGCTGGCGCCGCCCTTGATGCATCTCACCGACGCCACCATCGGCTACGGCGCGGACGAACCGGTTCTGCGCGACCTCAACCTGACCCTCGACGTCGACGACCGGATCGGCCTGCTCGGCGTCAACGGCGCGGGCAAGTCGACCTTCGCCAAGATGGCGGCGGGCGCGCTGAAGGTGCGGGACGGGCGCATGGTGCGCGAGGGCAGGGTGCAGGTCGGCTGGTTCCACCAGCACCAGATCGAGGCCCTCGACCCGAAGGACACGCCGCTCGCCATCATCCGCCGCGAGCGGCCGGACGACAGCGAATCCGGCCGCCGTGCCAAGCTCGCGAGCTTCGGCCTCGCCTTCGACAAGCAGGAAACCACGGTGGATGCGCTCTCGGGCGGGGAGCGGGCGCGGCTCCTGCTCAACCTCGTGGCGATGCAGGCACCCCACCTGCTCATCCTCGACGAGCCGACGAACCACCTCGACATCGACAGCCGGCGGGCGTTGCTCGACGCGCTGAACGATTACGGCGGTGCCGTCATCCTGATCACCCACGATCGCTCGTTGATGGAACTGGTGGCCGATCGTCTCTGGCTCGCCGCCGACAGGACGGTGAAGCCGTTCGCCGGCGACATGGACGACTACGCCCGCTTCGTCCTCGACCGCTCGAAGACCGGCAAGACCGCGCCCGGTCAGGGCCGCGAGAAGAAGAACAAGCGCAAGGCGGCGTGA
- a CDS encoding nucleoside transporter C-terminal domain-containing protein: protein MTDRVFHAGASLALLLAVAILFSTNRRAIRPRTVISALALQIAIGAVVLFVPLGRQALDAAATLVQTVLAYGDRGVLFLFGGLVEPRMFELFGGSGFILALRVLPQILYVSALIAILYHLKVMQTLARIIGAGLRRVLGTSPIETFSAVITIVIGQSEIAVALRPFLALLTGAELFAVMTSGAASTAGSILAGYAALGVPMEYLLAAGVMAIPGGLLYAKILMPSTEPTRVTTMQVEFGETRAVNLIEAAADGTQKGLVIAVSVGAMLIAFTGLIALLNGIAGWGGGLVGYPGLSIEGVLGLAFSPLAWLMGVPWSEAGLVGGAIAQKIAFNEFLAYAQLSPTLKSGVLDARTTAIVCFALCGFANLASIAIQLASLASLVPERRSEIARYGMRAILAGTLSNLTSATIAGLFIG from the coding sequence ATGACCGACAGAGTGTTCCATGCAGGCGCGAGTCTGGCGCTGCTCCTTGCCGTCGCGATCCTGTTCTCCACCAATCGCCGGGCGATCCGGCCCCGGACCGTAATCTCGGCGCTCGCCTTGCAGATCGCCATCGGCGCCGTCGTGCTGTTCGTGCCGCTCGGCCGGCAGGCCCTCGATGCTGCGGCGACCCTCGTGCAGACGGTACTCGCCTACGGCGATCGCGGGGTGCTGTTCCTGTTCGGCGGCCTCGTCGAGCCGCGCATGTTCGAGCTGTTCGGCGGCAGCGGGTTCATCCTGGCCCTGCGGGTGCTGCCGCAGATCCTCTACGTCTCGGCCCTGATCGCGATCCTGTATCATCTGAAGGTGATGCAGACCCTCGCCCGCATCATCGGTGCGGGGCTGCGGCGGGTGCTCGGCACCTCGCCCATCGAGACGTTCTCGGCCGTCATCACCATCGTCATCGGCCAGAGCGAGATCGCCGTGGCCCTGCGGCCCTTCCTCGCGCTGCTGACGGGAGCGGAACTGTTCGCGGTGATGACGAGCGGGGCCGCCTCCACCGCTGGATCGATCCTGGCCGGCTATGCCGCGCTCGGCGTGCCGATGGAGTACCTGCTGGCGGCCGGCGTCATGGCGATCCCAGGCGGGCTTCTCTACGCCAAGATCCTGATGCCCTCGACGGAGCCGACGCGGGTGACGACGATGCAGGTCGAGTTCGGCGAGACGCGGGCGGTGAACCTGATCGAGGCGGCGGCCGACGGCACCCAGAAGGGGCTCGTCATCGCGGTCTCGGTGGGGGCCATGCTGATCGCCTTCACCGGGCTGATCGCCCTGCTCAACGGCATCGCCGGATGGGGTGGCGGCCTCGTCGGCTATCCGGGCCTGAGCATCGAGGGCGTGCTCGGGCTGGCCTTCTCGCCGCTGGCCTGGCTCATGGGCGTGCCGTGGAGCGAGGCCGGTCTGGTGGGCGGCGCCATCGCGCAGAAGATCGCGTTCAACGAATTCCTGGCCTATGCCCAGCTTTCGCCGACGCTGAAATCGGGTGTCCTCGACGCGCGGACGACCGCCATCGTCTGCTTCGCCCTGTGCGGCTTTGCCAATCTCGCCTCCATCGCGATCCAGCTCGCCAGTCTCGCGAGCCTCGTCCCCGAACGGAGATCGGAGATCGCACGCTATGGAATGCGCGCGATCCTCGCTGGTACCTTGTCGAACCTGACCAGCGCCACCATCGCCGGCCTGTTCATCGGATGA